The nucleotide sequence TACACCATTTCTGGTGGTTCCATCCCTTTTTCCTGTTTTCCAGCACTGAATTCTGTCCATGTGCTTTCTAACAGTTCAAATGGCAACATGATTCCTTGAGGCACAAATGTTGCCTTTAAATGTAATTACTTATTTAAACCAATCTGGgttaatatgtctgtgtgtgtgtatatatatatatatatatatatatatatctctttAGTTATTTGGAACATTGTTTTGGACTCCTTGTTCATACTTAAGTTCTATTTCAACAAGTGCTTAACACCATGACCATCCAGTCTAGCACCTGTCGGCATTCAAATCAAGCTGGTCACaaagactgtttaaaaaaaaaaaaaaaaaaaaaaaaaaaatcatcactcTTTCAAGTGCGCATTTTCAAACTTGTGTTCAACATAAAATTGCAAACAGTCAGCCAGCTTGTTTTGTTCATATGTCAAGGCAAGTAAACAGACATAAAAGCACATAACAAACGAAAGCACAGCTCAAAGATAAAACGTCTGATATATTTTATCTACAATTCAAAGCATTAGCAAGTAAAAGATGTCATTTATAGATTGTAATTATGATTACAAACACAAATGTAACTTTGCCAAGTGATCCAAGAGTCTAAAGAGGCCCAAACTGATCATGATAAGAGTCGTTCCCTGCTGCTGGTGATgttggagcttttccaggcaccaGTAACCGTTGGTCCGATTATCGTGAAAATCCTCCTTCATGCTGCCTTGTCGTGGCAAATGCGAACGAGGAGGAACACTGTAAATTGAAATGGTTGAGATTTCTGAAATTCCTTAGGTTtgcaaccagtttttttttttttctttttccagggGGGGCAGAAAAGGGGCCGGGCATCCAGATGCATGGCTCTGTGCTGAGTCTCTGTACATTTGGGTGGGGGGTGCAGGGCTTTTGGTGATGTTTCTACTCCGATTTGTGGCAGTACAAGTCTTTAAGGGCTTTGAGTTCCTCGATGAGGGTTTTGTTCTGGTTCTCCAGCACCGCCACACGGTTCTCCAAACATTTGACATATTCCTTCTTCTTCCTGCGACACTCACGAGCTGCCTCCCTGTGCAGAATTGAGATATGTCAGTGaatgacttttttttgggggggggggggggggggggggggggggtgctctagGAACAGACCTGGTTCCAACCATTAATAACAGGAGCTGGTCTCACAGTCAAAGGTTTGAAGAATTAACTACATAGTTGCACACTTAGACCTTGGCAGAAGAATGAACTCAAGAAGTGCCACTGAAGTTAgcttaagccccatttacacacagacagtaagagctcctggaagcgtgccggaagagtttttggccgtcttaaggatcacacgccgttgttaacgccggcactagggggcatggcttagttccggctttaccgggaatctttgaaaaaattattcaacatgtcgaataattccgggagcgctcctggagacctcccgtgatgacagtgacaacgcgaacaacggcatttgatactttttaatcgccgcttcctgtagtgccgcagttctcgttgcgctgcgatgaccaatcagggactgaatatgtagtgacgtggagatgtctggagtttgaagatgtgaacatgtcctgtatctggtagcagcctgtgagcaggacttatgtctcttttgtcctttattttacaatcatgacagtttttggagcgagcagcagcaccacagcagcgtggagcagagtttatttttattttacgtgcgtgtgcgcgcgaatcatcctggagattattttgcttattagctacacagctgtataataaagcaaatggtgactggcttctaaacaattctgacagttttttgggggaaagagcaaggaggagccccgctgcaaacagcagcagggagcggagtttcttttttttttacgtgggcgcgagcgaatcgtctgtagagaatattttattaactacacagatgtataataaaacaaatggtgactggtttctaaacacaattatgacagttttttgggggaaagagcgaggaggagccccgctgcacgtgctccgcccctttccaccgctaAAACAGCcgtaactaccgcgaacttcggtctacgtactactcgccgacaaaaccatctatgtgtaacctgggctttacagCAAAAGCACAGATCTGAACATTTGTCTAAAACCCATTAACATCTACGACAAACGTGATCAGCTCAATCACTATTTTGGTCTGAATTGTGTAAAAATCAACTTAAATGCAGCATTGACAGCAGAGATGTGAAAACGGCTTCATTATAAACCGACAACACGAGTTGCCTTCagagcacacgcacacacacctgttcTTCATGAGGCGCACTTCCCTCTTGCGTGTGACTTCCTCTGTGCCCCCCCCTGAACTCAGTGCTGGTGATGCTGCCATGACAACCCCAGGAGCGATGCTGCTGTTGGAGGCCGTACGGATCTGATACGCCTGCACATCTCCAGAAGCCGCTGAGAGAGTGGagagtgtgtgcgcgcgcacagtTTTTCCATTAGATGGGGGGGTTATTTAGGGGGTAGGTtcatgtcacaaaaaaaaaaaaaaaaaaagacttttgttGTCATGTAAAACTCCACTAATTCTGTCAGTTTCCATATTATTAATTTCCATGTCTTAAATTTACTCACATTGTACAACCACCTGGTTGCTAGGCACCAGGATCTGCTGTCCATCACTGGTCTGGGCGTACTGAAGGATGGTGGCGCCTGGCTGCGCAGCAGCAGCATTCGCCATGGTCAGTGTCTGCAGCCCCTGCATGCCATCTGTGCCATTATTGGCCAGCTGGATGGCCCCACCCTGGGTAATGGCAACTGTAACAGTAATAAACAGGAATGTAAGGCATCAGAGGGCAGATGCAAACCCAAAACACAACTAAACGTTTGCAGTGGTGCATTTCATTATATGGGATGTTATAGTATGacctctgtgtgacttcattatgaaatctttcataccaatcaatcacatttTGTTGATCACGCTCTCAATTattcatctaggcttcttggttgttgagaaataaaacaaacgtgttttttggaccatgtgtTCCTTGACCTTTGATTAAACCatttcaaaatctaatcaccctGAGGTAGCTGtagcaagtaatattcccaccaagtttgaaggaaatcagttcagctgttttttatttgtcTTGTTCACACAGACATCTGAAAGCAATACCATGCACACTGCTTCGCCAACACATAGGATAATGCCCCTAAGATTAAGGATTCAAGGAGTCTGTCATACCGCATATGCACTCTCATGATGATACAAAACTATATTTTAAAAAGGTTAATAATAAATTGACTAAACTACGGaaatataagtaagaagaatattcAGTTTCCCTGAGAGttctcccaagggattaataaagttctatctaatctacagCAGTAACGAGCTGCATGGCAGAATTATTGTGCAAAATACACTTGTGCAAAAGTCCAAGGTACTGTACAACCAAGGTATTAACAGATGCGCACATGTCCAAGGTAGTACAGTTAATGTGCAGGAAGCAAAAGTGCTATAGTGCAGCACCAGAACTCAACAGTCTCTAGGAAGAAGCTGTTCCTCAGTCTGGTGGTTTGCAACGTAAGTATTGTCATTAGCCCAATATTTTATCCAGGAATTCATGTCTCATTGCAGTTGGACATCAACACTGACGACTGCAGGTCTAATTTTGTACTGATGCAATAAATTTCTCCTGTAGGTTTATTTGCCTGTGTTTCCAGTCATGCCAGAAGTGGAGCAGGATGCTGTGATGAGCTCTGAGAGCACATAACTGGACTTCTTCCACTCCTGTCATTTTAACACAAATGCATCAAAAAAAGTTCTCTTTACAAAGGAGTTACCATGACACACAAAAATTACTCTTATGCAAACTTCGCAATTAATCCCCTGTTCATGTGTGCCACGCCATGAGGGGCGGTCTGTACGAGTCATGTATGATCTGTTACAACACTACTTCTTACACATTTCTGAAGTTCCATCCTTTCCCGACACTGAATGTCATAATTACTTACTGTACTGGCCACCGGTGTGATAAATGGGAGTCGGCATGGTGACTGTGGTGACGGTGGAGGTTGAGTCGTCTTCGGACTTCTCTTCCTCAATACGAGGGACCGCTGGAGCGTCTGACGACAAGTCGTTTAAAATCTTcctgcagggggggggggggggggggggggggggaatcgacAGTCTCAGAAAATAGTGTCACACAATTTGCCTTGAATCCACCTTACAGCGGCTTGTCAGCAGAAACGCTTGAATCAACTTCAACATGTGATAGACAAGATCAAAATAAGACGATAAACATGGTAAGCAGAAGACATGGATATACACACCTATAAGAAGGTCTTCTGGACAGGATCTCCCTCCTTTTCTGAGAATCTGTCACACTGTCCACAGACTCCTGAGAGTCCTCACTCTCAGCAACAGTTGCAATCTGAAAAATAAATAGTCACCCTCAACATCTGATGCAACAAAGTACTCGCTCTTATAGGGCACACAAAAGACACCTTAGCAACTGAAGCTGAAGAATCCAGGGATACCTGATAAAGACACCGTTCCTCACCTGTACTGTCTGGACCGGAGGCGATTGGATAACTGAGGGCTGAGCAGCTTGGATCACT is from Thalassophryne amazonica chromosome 1, fThaAma1.1, whole genome shotgun sequence and encodes:
- the LOC117517329 gene encoding cyclic AMP-responsive element-binding protein 1-like isoform X1 translates to MEAGVETQRSGETAVSESEAQQITLTQASIAAGQVSSSSPTVTLVQLPNGQTVQVHGVIQAAQPSVIQSPPVQTVQIATVAESEDSQESVDSVTDSQKRREILSRRPSYRKILNDLSSDAPAVPRIEEEKSEDDSTSTVTTVTMPTPIYHTGGQYIAITQGGAIQLANNGTDGMQGLQTLTMANAAAAQPGATILQYAQTSDGQQILVPSNQVVVQSASGDVQAYQIRTASNSSIAPGVVMAASPALSSGGGTEEVTRKREVRLMKNREAARECRRKKKEYVKCLENRVAVLENQNKTLIEELKALKDLYCHKSE
- the LOC117517329 gene encoding cyclic AMP-responsive element-binding protein 1-like isoform X2, encoding MFSWLQASIAAGQVSSSSPTVTLVQLPNGQTVQVHGVIQAAQPSVIQSPPVQTVQIATVAESEDSQESVDSVTDSQKRREILSRRPSYRKILNDLSSDAPAVPRIEEEKSEDDSTSTVTTVTMPTPIYHTGGQYIAITQGGAIQLANNGTDGMQGLQTLTMANAAAAQPGATILQYAQTSDGQQILVPSNQVVVQSASGDVQAYQIRTASNSSIAPGVVMAASPALSSGGGTEEVTRKREVRLMKNREAARECRRKKKEYVKCLENRVAVLENQNKTLIEELKALKDLYCHKSE